In a single window of the Luteolibacter yonseiensis genome:
- a CDS encoding addiction module protein — MNAAEVSQPTLREKIQIMETIWEDFRARADSFGISHDQKNLLNSRRDRIRTGEATILDWDSVKHTIGQA; from the coding sequence ATGAACGCAGCCGAAGTCTCACAACCGACCCTCCGTGAGAAGATCCAAATAATGGAAACCATCTGGGAAGATTTTCGCGCGCGTGCGGACAGCTTTGGCATCTCTCACGATCAGAAGAATTTGTTAAATTCACGACGCGACCGGATCCGCACCGGAGAGGCCACAATTCTAGACTGGGACAGCGTGAAGCATACGATTGGCCAGGCATGA
- a CDS encoding YheT family hydrolase, with the protein MPLIQQSSYRAPSWLPGGHTQTIYPALFRRVPHVTRRAERLELPDGDFIDLEWAGNGGPRLAILSHGLEANTKTDYIQGMAAAMLRRGWDVLAWNFRGCSHEPNRLLRMYHSGATEDLHAVISHALENHPAKSVDLIGFSLGGNLTLKYLGERPADLPPQIHRAVVFSVPCDLACSSAKLSIPSNRIYMERFLIAMRSKVRAKKRLFPDQLDLAGLNRIRTFQQFDDRYTAPIHGFLDAADYWKRNSSRQFIPSITVPTLLVNAANDPFLGPRCYPREESVASEHFHFEIPATGGHVGFPTFGTGGEYWPETRAVVFLMEPA; encoded by the coding sequence ATGCCGCTGATCCAGCAAAGCAGCTACCGGGCGCCTTCGTGGCTTCCCGGCGGCCACACCCAGACGATCTACCCCGCCCTGTTCCGGCGGGTGCCGCACGTCACCCGCCGCGCCGAACGGCTGGAACTGCCGGACGGCGACTTCATCGACCTGGAATGGGCGGGAAACGGCGGACCACGCCTCGCCATCCTTTCCCATGGCCTCGAGGCGAACACCAAAACCGACTACATCCAGGGCATGGCCGCCGCCATGCTCCGCCGCGGCTGGGATGTCCTCGCGTGGAACTTCCGCGGATGCAGCCACGAACCGAACCGCCTGCTGCGGATGTACCACAGCGGCGCGACGGAGGACCTGCATGCGGTGATTTCCCACGCGCTGGAAAACCACCCCGCGAAGTCCGTCGATCTCATCGGCTTCAGCCTCGGGGGCAATCTCACGCTGAAATACCTCGGAGAGCGTCCGGCGGACCTGCCGCCGCAAATCCACCGCGCCGTGGTCTTCTCGGTGCCGTGCGATCTCGCCTGCTCCTCGGCCAAGCTTTCCATCCCGTCCAACCGGATCTACATGGAGCGGTTCCTCATCGCGATGCGTTCCAAGGTCCGCGCGAAAAAACGTCTGTTTCCGGACCAGCTCGACCTCGCCGGCCTGAACCGTATCCGCACCTTCCAGCAATTCGACGACCGCTACACCGCCCCCATCCACGGATTCCTCGACGCGGCGGACTACTGGAAACGCAACAGCAGCCGCCAGTTCATCCCCTCCATCACCGTGCCGACTTTGCTAGTGAACGCGGCGAATGATCCCTTCCTCGGCCCCCGCTGTTATCCCCGCGAAGAGTCGGTGGCCAGCGAGCACTTCCATTTCGAAATCCCGGCCACCGGCGGCCACGTCGGTTTCCCAACCTTTGGCACCGGCGGAGAATACTGGCCGGAAACGCGGGCGGTGGTTTTTTTGATGGAGCCCGCATAA
- a CDS encoding hemolysin family protein, translating to MIDIISSLHFLATTAPDPATEFPTVGKTVIYVSGIVFFLLLNAFFVASEFAIVKVRPSQIDGELKENPVKAATALKVVNNLDGYLSANQLGITIASLALGFLGEPFVAALVSPLLMQTGMSVWWVKGISFTLAILSFTFLHVVIGELMPKSIAIRYPLGTTMNLSTPLHAFYKSAKWGIVILQGTANWLLKSLFNIEPIKEGEHTHSAEELALLVTQSEKSQEVTETEREILINALGLNELWVRDVMTPRNKVVVLDADQPFEKVLEIAMRSKHTRFPLVKGHLDHSIGLIHIKDLFKLIKDPEPDLMRIKRELKIVPDTMPLDTLLQFFLREHAHLAMAVDEFGTPVGIVFLDNVMEELVGDIQDEFDNERSSFTKINDEEFVIEGSMTLNDLAGYVPEIFLESGEVTTIGGYLTQQLERFPEVGEKVEILGYEARVTSTDGRRVGQVHFRKLVPVNEEEESEVA from the coding sequence ATGATCGACATCATTTCAAGCCTTCACTTCCTGGCCACCACCGCGCCGGATCCCGCGACCGAGTTTCCCACCGTCGGGAAGACGGTCATCTATGTCTCGGGGATTGTTTTCTTCCTTCTGCTGAACGCGTTCTTCGTGGCGTCGGAATTCGCCATCGTGAAAGTCCGCCCGAGCCAGATCGACGGCGAACTCAAGGAAAATCCGGTGAAGGCGGCCACGGCGTTGAAGGTGGTGAACAATCTGGACGGCTATCTTTCCGCGAACCAGTTGGGGATCACCATCGCCTCGCTCGCGCTGGGCTTCCTGGGCGAGCCCTTCGTTGCCGCGCTGGTTTCACCCCTGCTGATGCAGACGGGGATGTCGGTCTGGTGGGTGAAAGGGATTTCGTTCACGCTGGCGATCCTGTCCTTCACGTTCCTGCACGTGGTGATCGGCGAGCTGATGCCGAAATCGATCGCCATCCGTTATCCGCTCGGAACGACGATGAACCTGTCCACTCCGCTTCATGCGTTCTACAAGTCCGCGAAGTGGGGGATCGTCATTCTCCAAGGCACGGCGAACTGGCTGCTCAAGAGCCTGTTCAACATCGAGCCGATCAAGGAAGGCGAGCATACGCACTCCGCTGAAGAACTGGCCCTGCTGGTCACCCAGAGTGAGAAATCCCAGGAAGTCACCGAAACCGAGCGGGAGATCCTCATCAACGCCCTCGGCCTCAACGAGCTGTGGGTGCGTGACGTGATGACCCCGAGGAACAAGGTCGTCGTTCTCGACGCCGACCAACCGTTCGAAAAGGTTCTGGAGATCGCAATGCGCAGCAAGCACACGCGCTTTCCGCTGGTGAAAGGCCACCTGGACCACTCCATCGGCCTCATCCACATCAAGGACCTCTTCAAGCTCATCAAGGATCCGGAACCGGATCTGATGCGCATCAAGCGTGAGTTGAAAATCGTGCCGGACACCATGCCGCTCGACACGCTGCTCCAGTTCTTCCTCCGCGAGCACGCCCACCTTGCCATGGCTGTCGATGAGTTCGGCACGCCGGTCGGCATCGTTTTCCTCGACAACGTGATGGAGGAACTCGTCGGTGACATTCAGGACGAGTTCGACAACGAACGTTCTTCCTTCACGAAAATCAACGATGAGGAGTTCGTCATCGAGGGTTCCATGACCCTCAACGATCTCGCCGGCTACGTTCCCGAGATATTCCTCGAAAGCGGCGAGGTCACCACCATCGGTGGCTACCTGACGCAGCAATTGGAGCGTTTTCCCGAAGTGGGCGAGAAGGTCGAGATCCTCGGCTACGAAGCCCGCGTCACCAGCACGGACGGCCGCCGGGTCGGCCAGGTCCATTTCCGGAAGCTGGTGCCGGTGAACGAGGAAGAGGAATCCGAAGTGGCTTGA
- a CDS encoding ABC transporter ATP-binding protein → MQGTLRFENVTKRFGGFTAVDQVTLEIEHGKVFSLLGPSGCGKTTLLRMAAGFERPDEGRVLLDGRDITLLPPEQRPVNTVFQNYALFPHLSVRENIGFGLKIAKRSKAEITWEVDRMLALVDLTAHADKMPAKLSGGQKQRVGIARALANKPRVLLLDEPLAALDLKLRQRLLVELDAIHDEVGITFLYVTHDQGEAMSISDTIAVMNRGKIEQTGNPKEIYETPRTSFVAAFIGDTNFLEGRVTESVSERFSRAEIPGLGTVLIDNDKPVRPGDRIHLSLRPEKLIISREKPSNGQWDNSVPGTVEDVIYFGSNTRYWVRCGDYRICAEQQHRTFQLDDTAPSWGDAVWLRWHANDGYLLEQYREEDEELLTLSEE, encoded by the coding sequence ATGCAAGGCACCCTGAGATTTGAGAATGTCACCAAGCGCTTCGGCGGTTTCACCGCCGTGGATCAGGTGACGCTGGAGATCGAACACGGGAAGGTGTTTTCCCTGTTGGGCCCGTCAGGCTGTGGAAAAACCACCCTGCTGCGGATGGCCGCCGGTTTCGAACGACCGGATGAAGGCCGTGTCCTGCTGGATGGCCGGGACATCACGCTGCTGCCTCCCGAGCAACGCCCGGTGAACACCGTTTTCCAGAACTACGCGCTTTTTCCGCACCTCAGCGTGAGGGAAAACATCGGCTTCGGACTGAAAATCGCCAAGCGCTCCAAGGCGGAGATCACCTGGGAAGTGGACCGCATGCTGGCACTCGTGGATCTGACCGCCCACGCCGACAAGATGCCCGCGAAACTCTCCGGCGGGCAGAAACAGCGGGTCGGCATCGCCCGCGCGCTGGCAAACAAGCCCCGCGTCCTGCTGCTGGACGAACCCCTCGCCGCACTGGACCTCAAGCTCCGCCAGCGGCTTCTTGTCGAGCTGGACGCCATCCATGACGAGGTCGGCATCACCTTCCTCTACGTCACCCATGATCAGGGCGAGGCGATGTCCATCTCCGACACCATCGCGGTGATGAACCGGGGAAAGATCGAGCAGACCGGCAATCCCAAGGAGATTTATGAAACGCCCCGCACCTCCTTCGTCGCCGCATTCATCGGTGATACGAATTTCCTCGAAGGCCGCGTGACCGAGTCCGTCAGCGAACGGTTTTCCCGGGCGGAAATCCCCGGCCTCGGCACGGTGCTCATCGACAACGACAAGCCCGTGCGCCCCGGCGACCGGATCCACCTGTCACTACGGCCGGAAAAGCTCATCATTTCCCGCGAAAAACCATCCAACGGCCAATGGGACAACTCCGTGCCCGGCACGGTGGAAGATGTCATCTACTTCGGCTCGAACACCCGCTACTGGGTCCGCTGTGGAGACTACCGCATCTGTGCCGAGCAGCAGCACCGCACCTTTCAACTGGACGACACCGCCCCCAGTTGGGGAGACGCCGTATGGCTTCGCTGGCACGCGAACGACGGCTACCTGTTGGAGCAGTATCGCGAGGAAGACGAGGAACTGCTGACGTTGTCGGAGGAGTGA
- a CDS encoding sterol desaturase family protein has protein sequence MTFFILWCLAGLVVGIIFASFFEWTLHKYVMHRPVWNFRYAFQAHAVVHHKTFKADHTYHLIHEKDKETIPMAWWNGPVLILIGATPFALLSWLTGQWAFVLGGGLAFASYYCFYEYIHWCMHLPKARRVEKPWWFRRLNGHHLLHHRYMHKNFNVVLPVADLCLGTFMARAKTHFKQAEGPSVPNVQPTA, from the coding sequence ATGACATTTTTCATCCTCTGGTGCCTCGCAGGCCTCGTCGTCGGCATCATTTTCGCCTCGTTTTTCGAGTGGACCCTCCACAAATACGTGATGCACCGCCCGGTCTGGAACTTCCGCTACGCCTTCCAGGCCCACGCGGTGGTCCACCACAAGACCTTCAAGGCGGATCACACCTACCACCTCATCCACGAGAAGGACAAGGAAACGATCCCGATGGCCTGGTGGAACGGCCCGGTTCTCATCCTCATCGGCGCGACTCCGTTCGCCCTGTTGTCATGGCTCACCGGCCAGTGGGCGTTCGTGCTCGGCGGCGGCCTCGCGTTCGCCAGCTACTACTGCTTTTACGAATACATCCACTGGTGCATGCACCTGCCGAAGGCGCGCCGGGTGGAAAAGCCGTGGTGGTTCCGTCGCCTGAATGGCCACCACCTGCTGCACCACCGTTACATGCACAAGAATTTCAACGTCGTCCTGCCTGTCGCGGACCTCTGCCTCGGCACCTTCATGGCCCGGGCGAAGACGCACTTCAAGCAGGCGGAAGGCCCGTCCGTGCCGAACGTGCAGCCGACGGCCTGA
- a CDS encoding FmdB family zinc ribbon protein: MPIYEYVSEAADDPEHSCRVCAKGFELRRPIDRAPLEVCPLCKNPVKKVISRINTPTITKPLSVSDAKKAGFTILQKRDQGVYEKL, encoded by the coding sequence ATGCCAATTTACGAATACGTTTCTGAAGCAGCGGATGACCCCGAGCATTCGTGCCGCGTCTGTGCCAAAGGGTTCGAGCTCAGACGTCCGATCGACCGCGCACCTCTTGAGGTGTGCCCGCTCTGCAAGAACCCGGTGAAAAAGGTGATCTCGCGGATCAATACCCCCACGATCACCAAGCCGCTCTCCGTGAGCGATGCGAAAAAGGCGGGATTCACCATCCTCCAGAAGCGCGATCAGGGCGTTTACGAAAAACTTTGA
- the rpsN gene encoding 30S ribosomal protein S14, whose amino-acid sequence MAKKSWIARNARKKETVEKYAALRLKLKAEKDYVGLSMLPRDASPTRLVNRCEITGRRRAFLRRFRLSRITFRELASAGMLPGVTKSSW is encoded by the coding sequence ATGGCTAAGAAAAGTTGGATCGCCCGCAACGCGCGCAAAAAAGAAACCGTCGAGAAATACGCTGCCCTCCGTCTCAAGCTCAAGGCTGAGAAGGACTACGTCGGCCTTTCCATGCTGCCGCGTGATGCCAGCCCCACCCGCTTGGTCAACCGCTGCGAGATCACCGGCCGCCGCCGCGCGTTCCTCCGCCGCTTCCGCCTTTCCCGGATTACCTTCCGCGAACTTGCCTCCGCCGGGATGCTCCCGGGTGTGACCAAGTCGAGCTGGTAA
- a CDS encoding DNA-3-methyladenine glycosylase 2 family protein: MIDDHAAYNAMTSRDPRFDGVFYVGVTSTGIYCRPICPVKTPKLENCRFFASAEAAEEESFRPCLRCRPELAPGNAPVDSAHRIAHLIVHRIGEGLVDDGLGLEEIALQFGISSRQLRRIVQAELGVSPIQLVQTRRLLLAKQLLTETKLPVIDIAFASGFSSLRRFNDAFSSRYRMPPTRLRKEASSPSGNVGASETSTLQLSYRPPYDWEGMLAFLAARTIKGVELVTLDSYSRTVRLGGHVGWIRVTHAPARHAVMVEFTHTLTPVLPALLGRLRNLFDLSARPDLICAHLMKDKRLKKAVLKNPGQRVPGAFDGFEMVVRAILGQQITVKAATTLSCRFAEAFGEEITTPFPDLCRLSPFASAVAGATVDDVAKLGIVSARAKSIIAIARAFHSGEVKLDAGADPEQAMRQLVALPGIGPWTAHYIAMRGLNWPDAFPKEDIAVRNNLGGVTAKQAEAMSQAWRPWRSYAVMHIWRNPA; this comes from the coding sequence ATGATTGACGACCACGCCGCCTATAACGCGATGACATCGCGCGATCCCCGCTTTGACGGGGTGTTCTACGTTGGTGTGACATCCACCGGGATTTATTGCCGTCCGATCTGTCCGGTGAAGACGCCGAAGCTGGAGAACTGCCGTTTTTTCGCAAGTGCGGAGGCGGCTGAGGAGGAATCGTTCCGCCCCTGCCTGCGCTGCCGCCCCGAACTGGCACCGGGAAACGCTCCGGTGGACAGCGCGCACCGGATCGCGCATCTGATCGTCCACCGCATCGGGGAGGGATTGGTGGATGATGGTTTGGGATTGGAGGAGATCGCGTTACAGTTCGGCATCAGTTCGCGCCAGTTGCGGCGGATCGTGCAGGCGGAGCTCGGGGTGTCGCCGATCCAACTCGTGCAGACGCGGCGGTTGCTTTTGGCAAAACAGCTGCTCACGGAGACGAAACTGCCGGTGATCGACATCGCTTTCGCGAGCGGGTTTTCGAGCCTGCGCCGGTTTAACGACGCTTTCAGTTCGCGCTACCGCATGCCGCCGACCCGGTTGCGGAAAGAGGCCTCGTCACCTTCCGGAAATGTGGGTGCGTCGGAGACCTCCACCCTTCAGTTGAGCTACCGACCGCCCTATGACTGGGAGGGAATGCTGGCATTTCTCGCGGCCCGGACGATCAAGGGGGTGGAGCTTGTCACCTTGGACAGCTATTCGCGCACCGTGCGGCTGGGTGGCCATGTCGGCTGGATCCGCGTCACCCACGCGCCGGCCAGGCATGCGGTGATGGTGGAATTCACCCACACGCTGACGCCCGTTCTGCCGGCGTTGTTGGGGAGGTTGCGGAATCTGTTCGATCTGTCGGCCCGGCCGGACCTGATTTGCGCGCACCTGATGAAGGACAAGCGTCTGAAAAAGGCGGTGTTGAAAAATCCGGGGCAGCGGGTGCCGGGAGCTTTCGACGGCTTCGAGATGGTCGTTCGTGCGATCCTCGGCCAGCAGATCACCGTGAAGGCGGCGACCACGCTTTCCTGCCGGTTTGCGGAAGCCTTCGGTGAGGAAATCACGACACCGTTTCCGGATCTGTGCCGGCTTTCTCCCTTCGCTTCGGCGGTGGCGGGCGCGACGGTGGATGATGTCGCGAAGTTGGGGATCGTCAGCGCGCGTGCGAAGAGCATCATCGCCATCGCGCGTGCGTTTCATTCGGGAGAGGTGAAATTGGATGCGGGAGCGGATCCGGAACAGGCGATGCGGCAATTGGTCGCTCTGCCGGGCATCGGCCCATGGACCGCCCACTACATCGCGATGCGGGGGTTGAACTGGCCGGACGCGTTTCCGAAGGAGGACATCGCCGTGAGGAACAACCTCGGTGGAGTGACTGCGAAACAGGCGGAGGCAATGTCGCAGGCGTGGCGGCCGTGGCGCAGCTATGCGGTCATGCATATCTGGAGGAATCCGGCGTGA
- a CDS encoding sugar phosphate isomerase/epimerase family protein → MQSLSRRKFLHTGSLALLGASLAPRLFAQESGQTLFSSMGIAAPLEKAAALKAEGAQFLTASVGDFLVPDQPEEAFEKNLAKLADCPLPILACNSFIRPAHLHAVGPEANHDLILEWSDTSFRRLKKANGKFIVFGSSGARKIPDGWSKEKADEQFISLLKQMGTLADKHGITVTIEQLQAKECNYINRISEGAAIIRSVGHPRVRLLADLYHMACMGDTPADLKAAMDVVVHMEIAEKEGRTVPGISGDDFRPYFKVLKDAGYKGAMSIEGKWQPGQITTAFKEIARQAGEA, encoded by the coding sequence ATGCAATCTCTCTCCCGCAGGAAATTCCTGCACACCGGCTCGCTGGCCCTGCTCGGCGCATCGCTCGCGCCACGCCTTTTCGCCCAGGAATCCGGGCAAACCCTCTTCTCTTCCATGGGAATCGCCGCGCCGCTTGAAAAAGCCGCCGCGCTCAAGGCGGAAGGCGCGCAATTCCTGACCGCCAGCGTAGGCGATTTCCTCGTGCCGGACCAACCGGAGGAAGCGTTCGAGAAAAACCTCGCGAAGCTCGCCGATTGCCCGCTGCCCATCCTCGCCTGCAACAGCTTCATCCGCCCCGCACACCTCCACGCGGTGGGTCCGGAGGCGAACCATGACCTCATCCTCGAATGGTCCGACACCTCCTTCCGCCGCCTGAAAAAGGCGAACGGAAAGTTCATCGTCTTCGGCAGTTCGGGAGCACGCAAAATCCCCGACGGCTGGTCCAAGGAAAAGGCCGACGAGCAGTTCATTTCCCTCCTCAAGCAGATGGGGACGCTCGCCGACAAACACGGCATCACCGTCACGATCGAGCAGCTCCAGGCGAAGGAGTGCAACTACATCAACCGTATTTCAGAAGGGGCCGCGATCATCCGCTCCGTCGGCCATCCGCGCGTCCGCCTGCTCGCGGACCTCTACCACATGGCCTGCATGGGCGACACTCCCGCCGACCTGAAGGCGGCGATGGATGTCGTCGTCCACATGGAGATCGCCGAAAAGGAAGGCCGCACCGTCCCCGGAATCTCCGGCGACGACTTCCGCCCGTATTTCAAGGTCCTCAAGGACGCCGGCTACAAGGGCGCGATGAGCATCGAAGGAAAATGGCAGCCCGGCCAGATCACCACCGCCTTCAAGGAAATCGCCAGACAGGCGGGAGAGGCGTGA
- a CDS encoding methylated-DNA--[protein]-cysteine S-methyltransferase — translation MQYFYKSMPSPLGLLKLVASDRGLTAILWENDDPDRVRLGDPEEKKDHPILVETERQLTEYFAGRLTRFSLTLDFIGTEFQKKVWEALTTIPFGETRSYGEIARQIGSPQAVRAVGAANGRNPISIIAPCHRVIGANGKLTGFAGGLEAKAFLLGLETRDLLTNADSFRMSDG, via the coding sequence ATGCAATACTTCTATAAATCCATGCCATCCCCTCTCGGCCTGCTGAAGCTCGTGGCCAGTGACCGGGGGCTCACTGCGATCCTGTGGGAAAACGACGATCCGGATCGTGTCCGTCTGGGTGATCCAGAGGAAAAAAAAGATCACCCGATACTGGTGGAAACCGAGCGGCAGTTGACCGAATACTTCGCAGGCAGGCTCACCCGCTTTTCCCTGACACTGGATTTCATCGGAACCGAGTTCCAGAAAAAGGTTTGGGAGGCGCTCACCACCATCCCGTTCGGAGAAACACGGAGCTACGGGGAAATCGCCCGTCAGATCGGCAGCCCGCAGGCGGTCCGTGCCGTCGGAGCCGCGAATGGCAGGAACCCCATTTCCATCATCGCGCCCTGCCACCGCGTCATCGGCGCGAACGGCAAGCTGACCGGATTCGCCGGGGGTTTGGAAGCGAAGGCGTTTTTATTGGGCTTGGAAACGAGGGATCTGCTGACAAACGCGGACAGTTTCAGAATGTCCGACGGGTGA
- a CDS encoding Gfo/Idh/MocA family protein: MNRREILRTGSLSTLGLLAAQTFPSARAQDRAAGANGRIRIGIVGFSDRLTSSLLPAYKAVADQFNCEIVGVSDLWSRRRDDAKAYFKKKFDQDIETYRNNEEMYEKAKLDAVIISTADFQHATHAIEAIAAGCDVYCEKPFAETMEDARAALKAVKSSDRILQVGSQRRSGENYAAAHEFLKSGKFGPIVAAEMTWNVNQPGRWRRPDLVAALKEEDIDWKRFLCNRPDDTFDPRKYLEYRLFWPYSSGIPGQWMCHQIDTVHWFTGLPHPRSVAANGGIYQWKDGRKNFDTLTAVFDYGPLDDPSTGFQVTFSSRFSNSAGGTKEIYYSNGGELNLDTNKVTSNGGLGKQEAGAMKLEANLLEEFKLEGTGGGAASSANTGADPLTTSHMKNWLECLVSRKQPHAPVEAGYQHSIATIMANAAARTGERVTFDEKAQEVLAGGKVFKY; encoded by the coding sequence ATGAATCGTCGTGAAATCCTCCGCACCGGCTCCCTGAGCACCCTCGGCCTGCTCGCAGCACAAACCTTTCCTTCCGCCCGCGCCCAGGACCGCGCCGCCGGAGCGAACGGACGCATCCGCATCGGCATCGTCGGATTCTCGGACCGGCTCACCAGTTCCCTGCTGCCCGCCTACAAGGCCGTGGCGGATCAGTTCAACTGTGAGATCGTCGGCGTTTCCGATCTCTGGAGCCGCCGTCGGGACGATGCGAAGGCATATTTCAAAAAGAAGTTCGACCAGGACATCGAAACCTACCGCAACAACGAGGAGATGTACGAGAAGGCGAAGCTCGACGCCGTCATCATTTCCACCGCCGACTTCCAACACGCGACCCACGCCATCGAAGCCATCGCGGCGGGCTGCGACGTGTATTGCGAAAAGCCCTTCGCCGAAACCATGGAGGACGCCCGTGCCGCCCTGAAAGCGGTGAAGTCCTCCGACCGGATCCTGCAGGTTGGCTCACAACGCCGCTCGGGAGAGAACTACGCCGCCGCCCATGAGTTCCTCAAGAGCGGGAAATTCGGCCCCATCGTCGCGGCGGAGATGACTTGGAACGTCAACCAGCCCGGACGCTGGCGCCGCCCCGACCTCGTCGCCGCCCTCAAGGAGGAGGACATCGACTGGAAGCGCTTCCTCTGCAACCGCCCGGATGACACGTTCGACCCACGGAAATATCTCGAATACCGGCTTTTCTGGCCCTACTCGTCCGGCATCCCCGGCCAATGGATGTGCCACCAGATCGACACCGTGCACTGGTTCACCGGGCTCCCACACCCCCGCTCCGTCGCGGCGAACGGCGGCATCTACCAGTGGAAGGACGGTCGCAAGAACTTCGACACCCTCACCGCGGTTTTCGACTACGGTCCGCTCGACGATCCATCCACCGGCTTCCAGGTCACCTTCAGCTCGCGCTTCAGCAACTCCGCGGGCGGCACCAAGGAGATCTACTACTCGAACGGCGGCGAGCTGAATCTGGACACCAACAAGGTCACCTCGAACGGCGGCCTCGGCAAACAAGAGGCCGGAGCCATGAAACTCGAAGCGAATCTCCTCGAGGAGTTCAAACTCGAAGGCACAGGCGGCGGTGCCGCCTCCTCCGCCAATACCGGCGCGGACCCGCTCACCACCTCCCACATGAAGAACTGGCTGGAGTGCCTCGTTTCACGCAAGCAACCGCACGCCCCCGTGGAGGCGGGCTACCAGCACTCCATCGCGACCATCATGGCGAACGCCGCCGCCCGCACCGGCGAACGCGTCACCTTCGACGAGAAGGCCCAGGAAGTCCTCGCTGGCGGAAAGGTGTTCAAATACTGA
- a CDS encoding DUF2200 domain-containing protein: MTTKHRIFTTPFASVYPFYITKAEKKGRTKAEVDAVIRWLTGYDQQGLEAQLEKQTDVETFFNESPGMNPSRALIKGVVCGVRVEDVEDPTMREIRYLDKLVDELAKGKAMDKILRS, from the coding sequence ATGACCACCAAACACCGCATCTTCACCACTCCCTTCGCCAGCGTTTATCCGTTCTACATCACGAAGGCGGAGAAGAAGGGTAGGACCAAGGCAGAGGTGGATGCCGTCATCCGCTGGCTGACCGGATACGATCAGCAGGGGCTGGAAGCACAATTGGAGAAGCAGACGGACGTCGAGACATTCTTCAATGAATCTCCTGGAATGAATCCTTCCCGCGCCTTGATCAAAGGCGTCGTCTGCGGCGTCCGGGTGGAAGATGTGGAGGACCCGACGATGCGGGAGATCCGTTATCTGGACAAACTCGTCGACGAGTTGGCCAAGGGAAAGGCGATGGATAAAATCCTCCGGTCCTGA
- a CDS encoding flavoprotein, whose translation MNIVLGISGSIAAYKSADLASQLVKRGHEVHVVMTHSATEFITPLTLQTLTRQPVLVSLEDEKQSWKPGHIELADHADLFLVAPASANVLGNFANGLSPDPLAAIYLALPRTTPVVLAPAMNGKMWLHPATQRNIARLTEDGCKWVGPAEGDLACGYEGIGRLAPVEEILKAVE comes from the coding sequence ATGAACATCGTGCTCGGTATTTCAGGCTCCATCGCCGCCTACAAGTCGGCGGATCTCGCTTCCCAACTGGTCAAGCGGGGCCACGAGGTCCACGTGGTGATGACTCATTCGGCCACGGAGTTCATCACTCCGCTCACTCTGCAGACGCTCACCCGCCAACCGGTGCTGGTTTCCCTGGAGGATGAGAAGCAGTCTTGGAAACCCGGTCATATCGAGTTGGCGGATCATGCGGACCTGTTCCTCGTCGCCCCCGCCAGTGCGAACGTGCTGGGAAACTTTGCCAACGGTCTCTCTCCGGACCCGCTCGCCGCGATCTACCTCGCCCTGCCACGGACCACGCCTGTCGTGCTGGCTCCGGCGATGAATGGAAAAATGTGGCTGCATCCGGCGACACAGCGGAACATCGCGAGACTCACGGAAGATGGTTGCAAGTGGGTCGGACCGGCCGAAGGAGATCTTGCCTGCGGCTATGAGGGAATAGGACGGCTCGCTCCGGTGGAGGAGATTTTGAAAGCGGTGGAATAA